From Neobacillus sp. PS2-9, the proteins below share one genomic window:
- the hpt gene encoding hypoxanthine phosphoribosyltransferase produces the protein MMNQDIEKVLVSEEEIQEKIKDLATQLTEEYKDRFPLAIGVLKGAMPFMADLLKRMDCYLEMDFMDVSSYGSAFVSSGEVKILKDLDTSVEGRDILIIEDIIDSGLTLSYLVDLFRYRKAKSIKIVTLLDKPTGRKSSIKADYVGFIVPDEFVVGYGLDYIEKYRNLPYIGVLKPEIYSNNQ, from the coding sequence ATGATGAATCAGGATATTGAAAAGGTGTTAGTTTCAGAAGAAGAAATTCAAGAAAAAATTAAAGACTTGGCTACACAGTTAACTGAAGAATATAAGGACCGTTTCCCGCTAGCAATCGGTGTTTTAAAGGGAGCAATGCCTTTTATGGCTGATTTACTGAAGCGGATGGACTGCTATCTAGAAATGGACTTTATGGATGTTTCAAGTTATGGTAGCGCCTTTGTTTCTTCAGGTGAAGTAAAAATCCTTAAGGATTTAGATACTTCTGTAGAAGGAAGAGACATATTAATTATTGAGGATATCATTGACAGTGGTTTAACTCTCAGCTACTTAGTAGATTTATTCCGCTACAGAAAAGCAAAATCAATCAAAATTGTTACTCTGCTTGATAAGCCTACAGGCAGAAAAAGTTCCATCAAAGCAGACTATGTAGGATTTATTGTTCCAGACGAGTTTGTTGTTGGATATGGATTGGATTATATTGAGAAATACCGCAATCTTCCATATATTGGGGTTTTGAAACCGGAAATATATAGCAATAATCAATAA
- the tilS gene encoding tRNA lysidine(34) synthetase TilS: MLETKIEDYLNRHSFQLDNKQIVVGVSGGPDSLALLHYLHSQKDRKNLSIVVAHVDHMFRGEESYEDAMFVKGFCQEYAIPFEMRQIDVTKIMDTTGKSSQVAAREVRYQFYSEIMEKYDFHYLALGHHGDDQIETILMRLTRGSSGRARAGIPFTRTFGKGFIFRPFLSVTKDEIEYYCKKHALKPRLDPSNLKSIYSRNRFRKQVLPFLKEENNQVHEHFQRFSEELQGDEVFLLDLTKKQMNSVMTKREKGKITIDIKTFLEMPLPLQRRGIQLILKYLYKDKPASLSAVHIDQVFSIIHHREPSGKLDFPNGLKVIRSYQQLSFQFQQHKAKPYRIEIEEPGMVMLPNGGSIRFDYLDGENPELHHPFTALFYADVIKWPLVIRTRKNGDRMTLKGMHGSKKIKDIFIDQKVPVQDRDTWPVITDSEDCILWLPGLKKSSFEGIDYNAKQYILLTYNT, from the coding sequence ATGTTGGAAACAAAGATTGAGGATTATCTTAATCGTCACTCGTTTCAATTAGATAACAAACAGATTGTTGTTGGAGTTTCAGGTGGGCCTGATTCCCTGGCACTGCTTCACTATCTGCATTCTCAAAAAGACAGGAAAAATCTTTCCATCGTTGTCGCCCATGTGGACCATATGTTCCGTGGAGAGGAGTCCTATGAGGACGCCATGTTTGTAAAAGGTTTCTGTCAAGAGTACGCTATTCCGTTTGAAATGAGACAGATTGATGTAACGAAAATAATGGATACTACAGGAAAGAGTTCTCAAGTAGCAGCAAGAGAAGTGCGATACCAATTTTACTCAGAAATAATGGAGAAGTATGATTTCCACTATTTGGCCCTTGGTCATCACGGGGATGATCAGATTGAGACCATTCTCATGCGCTTAACTAGAGGTAGTTCTGGAAGGGCGAGAGCCGGGATTCCATTTACACGCACGTTTGGAAAAGGATTTATTTTTCGCCCGTTCCTTTCAGTGACAAAGGATGAAATCGAGTACTACTGTAAAAAACATGCATTAAAACCGAGGTTAGACCCTAGTAACTTGAAAAGTATCTATAGTAGAAATCGATTTCGCAAACAGGTTCTTCCTTTTTTAAAGGAGGAAAATAATCAAGTTCATGAGCATTTTCAGCGATTTAGCGAAGAATTACAAGGTGATGAAGTCTTCCTTTTGGACTTAACAAAAAAACAGATGAATTCCGTAATGACAAAAAGAGAAAAGGGCAAAATTACTATTGACATAAAAACATTTCTTGAAATGCCTTTACCTTTACAAAGGAGAGGTATTCAACTAATATTAAAATATCTTTACAAAGATAAGCCTGCTTCTCTTTCGGCCGTACATATCGACCAAGTATTTTCAATCATTCATCACCGTGAGCCTTCAGGTAAACTTGATTTCCCAAATGGTTTAAAAGTTATTCGCTCCTACCAGCAATTGTCGTTTCAATTTCAACAACATAAGGCTAAGCCTTATCGGATTGAAATCGAGGAACCAGGAATGGTTATGCTGCCAAATGGCGGGAGTATTCGATTCGATTATTTAGACGGGGAAAATCCTGAATTACATCATCCATTCACAGCTTTGTTTTATGCGGATGTGATCAAATGGCCGCTTGTCATCCGAACAAGGAAAAATGGTGATCGAATGACATTAAAGGGAATGCACGGATCAAAAAAAATAAAGGATATTTTTATTGATCAAAAGGTTCCTGTACAGGATAGGGATACATGGCCTGTAATAACCGATAGTGAAGATTGTATTCTCTGGCTTCCAGGTTTAAAAAAATCTTCATTTGAAGGTATAGATTACAACGCTAAGCAATATATACTACTCACATACAATACGTAA
- a CDS encoding protein kinase, which yields MMNHTLKNQCKVSPGTVISGKWHSNNYTIIKELGFGANGVVYLAKHKNTQVALKMSDNGMSITSEVNVLKSFAKVQGSTLGPSLLDVDDWQSPRARISFYVMEYIQGPDLLTFIREKGKSWSTVLFIQLLKDLDTLHENGWVFGDLKPENLIVTGPPPKIRCIDVGGTTIQGRSIKEFTEFYDRGYWGLGSRKAEPSYDLFAVAMIMINTAYPKRFNKTTGGIQQLKDAIRQKPELTKYEKIILRALQGQYSNAKEMREDLLDRMTDKKTDTPPLKSSMSTPTSSNQIKGGLAKNQKQVTRQTYRKKKKKSGWLEFLIIAVLLGAFYAWYTFDKLL from the coding sequence ATGATGAATCATACTTTGAAGAATCAATGTAAGGTGAGCCCCGGGACTGTCATTTCAGGGAAATGGCATTCAAATAACTATACAATTATAAAAGAGCTAGGATTTGGAGCAAATGGGGTCGTCTACCTTGCGAAACATAAAAACACTCAAGTAGCTTTAAAGATGAGTGATAACGGTATGTCGATTACCTCTGAGGTAAATGTATTAAAGTCCTTTGCAAAGGTCCAGGGATCAACCCTCGGGCCTTCTTTACTTGATGTCGATGATTGGCAGAGTCCTCGCGCACGAATTTCCTTTTATGTCATGGAATATATCCAAGGTCCGGATTTGCTAACTTTTATTCGAGAAAAGGGCAAGTCGTGGTCAACGGTACTATTTATTCAGCTGCTTAAGGATTTAGACACGCTTCATGAAAACGGATGGGTATTTGGCGATTTAAAACCAGAAAATCTAATCGTTACCGGCCCGCCTCCGAAAATAAGGTGTATCGATGTGGGAGGTACCACCATTCAAGGGAGATCCATTAAGGAATTTACGGAGTTTTATGACCGAGGCTACTGGGGGTTAGGTTCAAGGAAAGCCGAACCTTCATATGATTTGTTTGCTGTAGCCATGATCATGATTAATACCGCGTATCCAAAACGTTTTAATAAAACAACTGGAGGAATACAGCAGTTAAAGGATGCGATCCGACAAAAGCCGGAGTTAACAAAATACGAAAAAATAATCCTGCGTGCGCTTCAAGGACAATACAGTAATGCCAAAGAGATGCGTGAGGATCTTTTAGACCGAATGACTGATAAAAAAACAGATACTCCTCCTTTAAAATCATCTATGTCTACTCCAACTTCCTCAAACCAGATAAAAGGGGGATTGGCAAAGAATCAAAAACAAGTAACAAGGCAGACTTACCGAAAAAAGAAGAAAAAAAGCGGTTGGCTTGAATTTTTAATCATTGCGGTCCTTTTAGGTGCGTTCTATGCTTGGTACACATTCGATAAATTACTATAA
- a CDS encoding VWA domain-containing protein, translated as MYTGKIRQILLITDGCSNQGEDPIAMAALAKEQGITVNVIGVVEQDIIDEKGMTEIEGIALSGGGVSQIVYAQALSQTVQMVTRKAMNQTIQGVVNSQLKQILGRSQTMEDLPPEKRGEVMEVVDELGETVELDVLILVDTSASMKHKLPMVKEALFDLSLSLNARSGENQFSVYVFPGKKNDVEKLLDWTPKMQSLTSVFSQLSTGGITPTGPALRTAISAFNQKQSLRSLLSRDDESYFEESM; from the coding sequence ATGTACACAGGGAAAATACGCCAGATCCTATTGATAACAGATGGGTGCTCTAATCAAGGTGAAGATCCAATCGCTATGGCTGCTCTTGCGAAAGAACAAGGCATTACGGTAAATGTCATTGGTGTGGTTGAACAGGATATTATTGATGAAAAAGGTATGACAGAAATAGAAGGAATCGCGCTATCAGGTGGAGGAGTCAGCCAAATAGTCTATGCACAGGCTCTTTCTCAAACCGTCCAAATGGTTACTCGTAAAGCCATGAATCAAACCATTCAAGGAGTTGTGAACAGTCAATTAAAGCAAATCTTGGGCCGCTCACAAACAATGGAAGACTTGCCTCCGGAAAAACGAGGAGAAGTGATGGAAGTCGTTGATGAATTAGGAGAAACTGTCGAATTAGATGTGTTGATTCTTGTCGATACAAGCGCCAGCATGAAACATAAACTGCCGATGGTAAAAGAGGCGCTTTTTGACCTCTCTCTAAGCTTAAATGCTCGCTCAGGAGAAAATCAGTTTTCTGTTTATGTATTTCCCGGGAAAAAGAATGATGTCGAAAAATTGCTGGATTGGACACCAAAGATGCAATCTTTGACAAGTGTATTCTCCCAACTTTCGACAGGAGGAATTACACCAACGGGGCCGGCATTGCGGACGGCTATTTCAGCATTTAATCAAAAACAATCTTTAAGGAGCCTGCTTTCACGTGATGATGAATCATACTTTGAAGAATCAATGTAA
- the spoIIE gene encoding stage II sporulation protein E, protein MEKTNASFIEPIREVNLHSSKWDVGRGLKKVQFMLESFFIKKGFLLLIVGFLLGRALILAKLTPFCLPFFASVYLIKRDRAPLALIGLTVGAATISLGNAAFTFIVTILFLAVFRISRKWLTNEMKAMPFFVGIILGLGKLAEAFILTKQLTVYDLMMVGVQASLSFILTLIFLQSIPLLTLNKRRQLLKTEEIVCLIIMLASIMTGTIGWKVYDLSIEHIMSRYLVLVFSFIAGATVGSTVGVVTGLIFSLASVSSFYHMSLLAFSGVLGGLLKEGKKIGVSAGLMIATLLISMYGEGGGSILLTVLESTAAIFLFFITPQVFTSRLAKYIPGTPEYTAEQQKYMRKMRDVTAQRVSQFSSVFHALSKSFSQMEVQPDDNENDREMDYFMSNVTERTCQTCFKKEQCWAKNFNTTYAYMEEIIHEMDQNDGNVSPRLSREWDKHCTRSKKVFETIGQELTFFQANQRLKKQVQESRKLVADQLLGVSEVMENFAKEIQRERENHHKQEELIMEALQDFGIHIEQVEIYSLEQGNVDIEMSVPFCNGHGECEKLIAPMLSDILGETIVVNKEECASYPSGFCHVTFRSSKAYTVETGVAHAAKDGGLVSGDSYSTIELGLGKYAIAISDGMGNGERAHYESKETLLLLQKILQSGIEEKVAIKSVNSILSLRTTDEIFSTLDLAMIDLKDASAKFLKIGSTPSFIKRGNKIIKIQASNLPMGILQEFDVDVVSEQLKAGDLLIMMSDGVFEGPKHVENYDLWMKRKVQELQTDDPQEVADLIMEEVIRSRSGLIEDDMTVTVAKIKHNTPKWASIPVYKKNA, encoded by the coding sequence ATGGAAAAGACAAATGCAAGTTTCATAGAACCAATCAGAGAAGTCAACCTTCATTCGTCAAAATGGGATGTAGGGAGGGGACTGAAGAAAGTTCAATTCATGCTCGAGTCCTTTTTTATAAAAAAGGGTTTCCTCTTACTAATCGTCGGCTTTTTACTTGGCCGAGCTTTAATATTGGCGAAGTTAACCCCATTCTGTCTTCCCTTCTTTGCTTCTGTGTACTTAATTAAAAGGGATCGGGCACCGCTTGCCCTTATCGGACTGACTGTAGGGGCAGCTACTATCTCGTTAGGGAATGCCGCTTTTACCTTTATAGTCACCATTCTCTTTCTCGCTGTTTTTCGAATCAGCAGAAAATGGCTGACAAACGAAATGAAAGCCATGCCCTTCTTTGTCGGGATTATTTTAGGGTTAGGAAAACTAGCAGAAGCATTCATCTTAACTAAACAACTAACTGTGTATGACTTAATGATGGTAGGTGTACAAGCTAGTCTTTCATTTATTTTGACACTCATTTTTTTACAAAGCATTCCTCTATTAACCTTAAATAAACGTAGACAATTATTAAAAACAGAAGAAATTGTGTGCTTAATCATTATGCTAGCTTCCATTATGACAGGAACAATTGGCTGGAAGGTGTATGATTTGTCGATTGAGCATATTATGTCGAGATATTTGGTATTAGTGTTTTCCTTTATTGCAGGGGCCACGGTTGGCTCGACGGTTGGTGTCGTAACAGGCTTGATTTTTAGCCTTGCAAGTGTATCAAGCTTCTATCATATGAGCTTGCTTGCATTTTCAGGTGTGTTGGGCGGCCTGTTAAAAGAAGGAAAAAAAATAGGTGTATCCGCAGGGCTAATGATTGCCACTCTTTTAATTAGTATGTATGGGGAGGGAGGAGGGTCCATCCTTTTAACGGTACTAGAATCGACGGCGGCTATTTTCTTATTCTTCATAACACCCCAAGTTTTCACTTCTAGATTAGCCAAGTATATTCCTGGTACGCCAGAATATACAGCTGAACAGCAAAAATATATGAGGAAAATGCGGGATGTAACGGCACAAAGGGTTTCGCAATTTTCCAGTGTATTTCATGCCTTATCAAAGAGCTTTTCCCAAATGGAAGTTCAGCCTGATGATAATGAAAATGACAGAGAAATGGATTACTTTATGAGCAATGTAACAGAAAGAACCTGTCAAACTTGTTTTAAAAAGGAACAATGCTGGGCGAAGAATTTTAATACAACCTATGCTTACATGGAAGAAATTATTCATGAGATGGATCAGAATGATGGGAATGTCTCTCCAAGATTATCAAGAGAGTGGGACAAGCATTGCACACGTTCGAAAAAAGTATTCGAAACAATTGGTCAGGAATTAACTTTCTTTCAAGCTAATCAAAGATTAAAGAAACAAGTCCAGGAAAGTCGTAAGCTGGTTGCCGACCAATTGTTAGGTGTGTCTGAAGTAATGGAGAACTTTGCAAAAGAAATCCAAAGGGAAAGGGAAAATCATCATAAGCAGGAAGAGTTAATTATGGAAGCACTCCAGGACTTCGGTATCCACATCGAACAAGTAGAAATTTATAGCCTTGAACAAGGGAATGTAGATATTGAGATGTCTGTCCCATTTTGTAATGGGCATGGTGAGTGCGAAAAGTTAATTGCACCAATGTTATCCGATATTCTGGGGGAAACAATTGTAGTGAATAAGGAGGAATGTGCATCTTATCCGAGTGGATTCTGTCACGTAACGTTTCGTTCATCAAAAGCCTATACGGTTGAAACAGGAGTGGCACATGCTGCTAAGGATGGTGGATTGGTATCGGGGGACAGCTATTCAACGATTGAACTAGGGTTAGGTAAGTATGCAATTGCCATCAGTGATGGGATGGGAAATGGCGAAAGAGCTCATTATGAAAGTAAAGAAACACTGCTGTTACTACAAAAAATTCTCCAATCTGGCATTGAAGAAAAGGTAGCAATTAAATCGGTCAATTCGATCCTTTCCCTTCGAACAACAGATGAAATATTTTCAACCTTGGATTTAGCGATGATTGACCTTAAAGATGCCTCGGCGAAGTTCTTGAAGATTGGATCTACACCAAGCTTTATTAAGAGGGGAAATAAGATTATAAAAATTCAGGCAAGCAATTTGCCAATGGGAATTCTTCAAGAGTTTGATGTGGATGTGGTCAGTGAGCAGCTTAAGGCCGGAGACTTACTAATTATGATGAGTGACGGAGTGTTTGAAGGGCCGAAGCATGTAGAGAATTATGATTTATGGATGAAAAGAAAAGTACAAGAATTACAGACTGATGACCCGCAAGAAGTTGCTGACTTAATCATGGAGGAGGTTATTCGATCAAGGTCAGGGCTAATCGAAGACGATATGACAGTTACGGTTGCAAAAATAAAACATAACACACCAAAATGGGCATCAATCCCAGTCTACAAAAAAAATGCATAG
- a CDS encoding S1 domain-containing RNA-binding protein, with protein MSIEVGSKLQGKVTGITKFGAFVELPEGSTGLVHISEVADNYVKDINDHLKVGDQVEVKVLNVEKDGKIGLSIKKAKDRPEPQQRSQSQRPRQGRANDRNNARPENFETKMAKFLKESEDRLTSLKRHTESKRGGRGAKRG; from the coding sequence ATGTCAATTGAAGTAGGCAGCAAGTTACAAGGAAAGGTAACAGGGATTACAAAGTTCGGTGCATTTGTGGAGCTGCCAGAAGGCTCAACAGGACTTGTACACATCAGTGAGGTTGCTGACAATTATGTGAAAGATATTAACGATCATCTAAAAGTAGGCGACCAAGTTGAGGTAAAAGTTCTTAATGTTGAGAAAGACGGAAAAATTGGCCTATCTATAAAAAAAGCAAAAGATAGACCAGAGCCGCAACAAAGATCCCAATCACAACGTCCTCGTCAGGGTAGAGCAAATGATCGGAATAATGCTAGACCTGAGAATTTTGAAACGAAAATGGCGAAGTTCTTAAAAGAGAGTGAGGATCGTTTAACTTCCTTAAAACGGCACACGGAATCCAAGCGTGGAGGAAGAGGAGCTAAACGGGGCTAA
- a CDS encoding septum formation initiator family protein: MGAEPKRNVSRIQSTYVQQQEYAEIASARKRKLLIRRLSIFIVLASLLSYFMISSTISQSAKLEAKIAQKKQLDHQLADLKKKQDILKEDIVKLNDDDYIAKLARKEYFFSEKNEIIFNIPEDKKEN, encoded by the coding sequence ATGGGAGCGGAACCGAAACGAAATGTATCAAGAATCCAGTCAACCTATGTGCAACAGCAAGAATATGCAGAAATCGCCTCAGCGAGGAAAAGAAAACTGTTGATCAGACGACTATCAATTTTTATCGTTCTTGCCAGTTTACTATCATACTTCATGATTTCCAGTACTATTTCCCAATCTGCTAAACTCGAAGCGAAAATAGCACAAAAGAAGCAGCTAGATCATCAGCTTGCGGATTTGAAAAAAAAGCAGGACATCCTTAAAGAGGATATCGTCAAATTAAATGACGATGATTACATTGCGAAATTAGCCAGAAAAGAATATTTTTTCTCAGAAAAAAATGAAATAATTTTTAATATTCCTGAAGATAAGAAAGAAAATTAG
- the yabQ gene encoding spore cortex biosynthesis protein YabQ, which yields MTLSTQFLTMLSMIGMGSVFGAMFDTYQRFLNRPKRKQWIVFINDLLFWIIQALLIFYTLFMVNDGELRFYIFIALLCGFAAYQSLFKGIYLKLLEIIIQTVIATINFLKKTFRLLIYKPVLGLIQLVIAIIIAFGRGIFTLVKFIFKVVLFILKIIIFPVQKILLLFWKLFPKGIKKSVEKLYNKTAGNFKEIKNYINTFINKWKKRKE from the coding sequence ATGACTCTTTCTACGCAATTTTTAACCATGCTTTCGATGATTGGAATGGGGTCTGTGTTTGGCGCCATGTTTGATACGTATCAGCGGTTTTTGAATCGGCCGAAAAGGAAGCAATGGATTGTCTTTATAAATGATTTACTATTTTGGATTATCCAGGCATTGCTCATTTTTTATACGTTATTTATGGTGAATGATGGAGAATTGCGTTTTTATATCTTTATCGCACTTCTATGTGGATTTGCCGCCTATCAAAGCTTGTTTAAAGGGATCTATTTAAAGTTACTGGAGATAATTATTCAGACGGTTATTGCAACCATTAACTTTTTGAAAAAAACCTTCAGACTACTCATCTATAAACCTGTCCTTGGTCTGATTCAGCTAGTTATTGCCATTATTATTGCATTTGGCAGGGGCATTTTCACCCTTGTCAAATTTATTTTTAAAGTTGTATTATTTATTCTTAAAATCATTATCTTTCCTGTGCAAAAAATTCTATTACTTTTTTGGAAACTTTTTCCGAAAGGTATTAAAAAAAGCGTCGAGAAGTTATATAATAAAACGGCAGGAAATTTTAAGGAAATCAAGAATTATATTAATACATTCATAAATAAGTGGAAGAAAAGAAAAGAGTAA
- the yabP gene encoding sporulation protein YabP, with protein sequence MSQYYESNPSKSSVPDHDVVMRGRKLLDITGVKQVESFDNEEFLLETSMGFLAIKGQNLQMKNLDVEKGIVSIKGKIFDLVYLDEQHGEKAKGFFSKLFR encoded by the coding sequence ATGAGTCAATATTATGAAAGCAATCCATCGAAGAGTAGTGTTCCTGATCATGATGTCGTTATGAGAGGGAGAAAACTCCTTGATATTACGGGCGTTAAACAAGTAGAAAGCTTTGATAATGAGGAATTCCTGTTAGAAACATCGATGGGTTTTTTAGCTATTAAAGGGCAAAACCTGCAAATGAAGAATCTTGATGTCGAGAAGGGCATTGTTTCAATTAAAGGGAAAATTTTTGATTTAGTCTACCTGGACGAACAGCATGGGGAGAAGGCTAAAGGGTTCTTTAGCAAGTTGTTTCGATGA
- a CDS encoding RNA-binding S4 domain-containing protein, with product MRLDKFLKVSRLIKRRTLAKEVSDQGRIEINGKEAKASSTVKVGDELTIRLGQRVVTARIDRIQDTTRKEDAAEMYTIIKEERLGSTESF from the coding sequence ATGCGTTTAGATAAATTTTTAAAAGTATCTCGATTAATTAAGAGAAGGACTTTAGCAAAAGAAGTATCCGATCAAGGGAGAATTGAGATTAATGGGAAGGAAGCAAAAGCAAGCTCAACTGTAAAAGTTGGTGACGAATTAACGATTCGTCTTGGACAGCGTGTAGTTACCGCCCGAATCGATCGAATCCAAGATACAACGCGGAAAGAAGACGCAGCGGAGATGTATACGATTATAAAAGAAGAGAGACTTGGTTCTACGGAGAGCTTCTAA
- the mazG gene encoding nucleoside triphosphate pyrophosphohydrolase codes for MAKRIEVLGLGAGDLEQLPMGVYKKLLGSSHLFLRTKEHPVVQELEKEGMTYSSFDSVYEKHDQFEAVYEEIVQTLLQQAEHETVFYAVPGHPLVAERTVQLLLQYGPENQVEISIGGGQSFIDALFASLKIDPVEGFQLLDGNALHVGQLQLEQHIFISQVYDQFIASNVKLTLMEKLPDDYTVFIVTAAGSKQEVIEKVPLYELDRNVSINNLTSVYVPPVVEEEILYKNFSKLRGIIAILRGPDGCPWDKKQTHESLKRYLIEETYEVIEAIDSGDIDHLIEELGDVLLQVMLHAQIGEDDGYFSVDDVIEGLSAKMIRRHPHVFGNAKAENAEEVVQNWQAIKEQEKGKSPSSLLEGVSKSQPNLLRAYELQKKAAKVGFDWQEITPALEKVKEELDEFIQELDGTDEGLQRAKKEFGDLLFAFVNVARFLNIHPEEALFETNEKFIRRFQYVEERVKESGRAFEEHTLEQLDKYWDDAKEKGL; via the coding sequence ATGGCGAAAAGAATTGAAGTACTTGGATTGGGAGCAGGAGATTTAGAACAGCTTCCGATGGGAGTATATAAAAAATTATTGGGTTCAAGTCATTTGTTTTTAAGGACCAAAGAGCATCCCGTTGTGCAGGAGTTAGAAAAAGAAGGAATGACATATTCCTCCTTTGATTCGGTCTATGAAAAACACGATCAGTTTGAAGCGGTATATGAGGAGATTGTGCAGACGTTATTGCAACAAGCGGAACATGAGACCGTTTTCTATGCTGTGCCCGGGCATCCGCTTGTTGCCGAACGCACGGTTCAGCTTCTTTTACAATATGGACCGGAGAACCAGGTTGAAATAAGCATTGGCGGAGGTCAGAGTTTTATTGATGCCTTGTTTGCTTCCTTAAAAATCGATCCAGTTGAAGGATTTCAATTGCTTGATGGAAATGCATTACATGTGGGTCAACTGCAATTAGAGCAGCACATTTTTATCAGCCAGGTGTACGACCAATTTATTGCTTCCAATGTAAAATTAACTTTAATGGAAAAACTGCCGGATGATTACACGGTGTTTATTGTTACAGCAGCAGGCAGTAAACAGGAGGTTATTGAAAAAGTACCACTCTATGAGCTTGACCGAAATGTATCTATCAATAACCTCACTTCCGTCTATGTACCACCTGTCGTGGAAGAAGAGATTCTCTATAAAAATTTCTCTAAGCTAAGAGGAATTATTGCTATTTTAAGAGGACCAGATGGCTGCCCTTGGGATAAGAAACAAACACATGAATCATTAAAAAGATATTTAATTGAAGAAACCTATGAAGTCATTGAGGCGATTGATAGTGGTGACATTGATCATTTAATTGAAGAACTAGGCGATGTCTTGCTGCAGGTAATGCTTCATGCCCAGATTGGTGAGGATGATGGATATTTCTCAGTTGATGACGTGATTGAGGGGCTATCAGCCAAAATGATTCGCCGCCATCCTCATGTGTTCGGGAACGCGAAAGCTGAAAATGCAGAGGAAGTAGTGCAAAATTGGCAGGCAATTAAGGAGCAGGAAAAGGGAAAATCCCCATCTTCCTTATTAGAGGGAGTGTCAAAGTCCCAGCCGAATTTATTAAGAGCCTATGAATTACAAAAGAAAGCGGCAAAAGTAGGGTTTGATTGGCAGGAAATTACACCTGCTTTAGAGAAAGTGAAAGAAGAGCTAGATGAATTTATCCAGGAATTAGATGGAACGGATGAAGGATTACAACGGGCAAAAAAAGAATTTGGAGATCTATTGTTTGCCTTTGTTAACGTAGCTCGATTTTTAAACATACACCCGGAAGAAGCACTTTTTGAAACGAACGAAAAGTTTATTCGCCGTTTTCAATACGTTGAAGAGAGAGTGAAGGAGAGCGGCAGAGCTTTTGAGGAGCACACGCTTGAACAGCTCGACAAGTATTGGGACGATGCAAAAGAAAAAGGATTATAA